The Prunus persica cultivar Lovell chromosome G7, Prunus_persica_NCBIv2, whole genome shotgun sequence genome has a segment encoding these proteins:
- the LOC18769672 gene encoding putative pentatricopeptide repeat-containing protein At5g06400, mitochondrial, whose protein sequence is MRSFIKLQSLCSSSTSKILHFRFSKYYKADHFATLNKPSKPKKAHSKQEAESSGFGSLFSEITEILGAENVTAEETLSGILISEEAQVRVGEIGEECPPCTLAVRRNAEDSVLQQKEDITVLEDAHLENVAEIDVSPVVHEVTKIVRAENGLISMEELLENMGFQLDSEIVDKVLKRCFKVPHLALRFFNWVKLKEGFRHTTETYNTMLFIAGEAKEFAMVEKLVDEMEKNSCQKDVKTWTILISQYGKAKLIGKALLVYEEMRKCGYEPDAVVYRLMIRALCAAGKSDVAMEFYKEMVKKDIGLDTNLYKLLLNGIARSGETGAVALVSDDMIRVSQIPEHIVYGSVLKCFCISGRIKEALEFIRELKNKEVILGPEYFETLVKGLCRADRIVDALEILDIMKRRNILDGKVYGIIINGYLRINEVSKALDLFHSMKESGYFPMTSTYTELMQHLFKLNEYQKGCELYEEMLESGVEPDSVAITAVVAGHVRQNHISEAWKVFNKMKEKGIEPTVKSYSVFIKELCRISRTDEILKVLYDMQASSIVIRDDIFNLAIHHMEKKGETENLEKVKQMQRNYKLQPQEEEVFSKDLCKGEELNTGLDFNHSEPARMDRNPLLEPLSKAYDEQDLQKICRILSSSTAWCSIQEALENSSVDFTPGLVLEILRSSSMHGLVALQFFAWVGKQTGYNQTTETYNMAIKIAGRGKDFKHMRSLFYEMRRKGFSITADTWTIMIMQYGRTGLTEIALQIFEEMKSNNYSPTGSTYKYLIISLCGRKGRKADEAIRIFQEMIRANHVPDKELVESYLGCLCEVGELSDARRCIDLLSKAGFTIPLGYSLYIRALCRAGRLQEAAALMDDVREDRSKLDQYTYGSLVHGLLRSGQLEAALAKVDSMKQAGINPTVHVYTSLIVHFFKEKQIGKALEIFKEMQQEGCEPTIVTYSALIRGYMNMEMFAEAWEVFHKMKQKGPLPDFRTYSMFISCLCKVGKSEEAIPLIPEMLNTGIVPSVVNFRTVFYGLNREGKQDLARNVMQQKLSLIRKRKFT, encoded by the coding sequence ATGAGAAGCTTCATCAAACTGCAGTCGTTGTGTTCAAGCTCAACCAGCAAGATACTTCATTTCCGCTTCTCAAAGTATTACAAGGCTGATCATTTTGCTACACTCAATAAACCATCTAAGCCTAAGAAAGCCCACTCGAAACAAGAAGCAGAAAGCAGCGGCTTTGGCTCGCTCTTCAGTGAAATAACTGAGATTTTGGGCGCTGAGAATGTTACTGCGGAGGAAACTCTGTCTGGGATTTTGATATCTGAAGAAGCCCAGGTGAGGGTTGGTGAGATTGGGGAAGAGTGCCCGCCTTGCACGCTAGCTGTTCGTAGAAATGCGGAGGATAGTGTACTGCAACAAAAGGAGGATATAACGGTTTTGGAAGATGCCCACTTGGAAAATGTGGCTGAAATTGATGTTAGCCCGGTTGTTCATGAGGTTACAAAGATTGTCAGGGCGGAAAATGGTTTGATTTCTATGGAAGAGCTGTTAGAAAACATGGGTTTTCAGTTAGATTCAGAGATTGTTGACAAAGTTTTGAAGAGGTGCTTTAAAGTGCCGCATTTGGCTTTGAGATTCTTCAATTGGGTGAAGCTCAAAGAAGGGTTTCGTCATACCACAGAGACTTATAATACCATGCTCTTTATAGCTGGGGAAGCCAAAGAGTTTGCAATGGTGGAGAAGTTGGTGGATGAAATGGAAAAGAATTCGTGCCAGAAAGACGTTAAGACTTGGACTATTCTTATCTCACAGTATGGGAAGGCTAAGTTAATTGGCAAAGCCTTGTTGGTCTATGAAGAGATGAGGAAATGCGGTTACGAACCGGATGCAGTGGTTTATAGGTTGATGATACGTGCACTCTGTGCTGCTGGAAAATCTGACGTTGCAATGGAATTTTACAAGGAGATGGTAAAGAAGGACATTGGGCTTGACACGAATTTGTACAAGCTGTTATTGAATGGTATAGCTAGATCTGGAGAGACTGGTGCTGTTGCCTTGGTTTCAGATGACATGATTAGAGTCTCACAGATTCCAGAACACATTGTTTATGGTTCTGTCCTCAAGTGTTTCTGTATCTCTGGAAGAATCAAAGAAGCTTTAGAATTTATTCGTGAGCTTAAGAACAAAGAGGTTATTCTTGGCCCTGAGTATTTTGAGACTTTGGTGAAAGGACTGTGTAGGGCTGATAGAATTGTAGATGCGTTGGAAATTTTGGATAtcatgaagagaagaaatattCTTGATGGGAAGGTTTATGGGATTATCATCAATGGGTACTTAAGAATAAATGAAGTTTCTAAAGCACTTGATCTGTTTCATAGCATGAAAGAATCTGGATATTTTCCTATGACTTCTACGTACACAGAGCTGATGCAACACCTTTTTAAGTTGAATGAATATCAAAAAGGCTGTGAGCTCTATGAAGAGATGCTGGAAAGTGGAGTTGAACCAGATAGTGTGGCAATCACAGCTGTGGTTGCAGGTCACGTCCGCCAAAACCATATATCTGAAGCATGGAAagtatttaataaaatgaAGGAGAAAGGCATCGAGCCCACTGTCAAGTCATATTCTGTATTCATCAAGGAGCTATGCAGAATTTCAAGGACAGATGAGATTCTCAAGGTCTTGTATGATATGCAAGCATCTAGTATAGTCATTCGAGATGACATATTTAACTTGGCTATACATCATATGGAGAAAAAGGGAGAGACAGAGAACcttgaaaaagtaaaacaGATGCAGAGAAACTATAAACTTCAaccacaagaagaagaggtATTTAGTAAGGATCTGTGCAAGGGAGAGGAGCTCAATACTGGGTTGGACTTTAACCATTCAGAACCAGCGAGGATGGATCGCAATCCTTTATTGGAGCCACTTTCAAAAGCTTATGATGAGCAGGACTTGCAAAAAATTTGTAGAATTCTGTCCTCGTCAACAGCTTGGTGCTCTATTCAGGAAGCTTTGGAGAATTCTTCTGTTGATTTCACTCCAGGGCTCGTTCTGGAAATTTTGAGGAGTAGCAGTATGCATGGTTTGGTAGCATTACAATTTTTCGCATGGGTGGGAAAGCAAACTGGTTATAACCAGACAACCGAAACTTATAACATGGCTATCAAAATCGCAGGACGAGGGAAAGATTTCAAACACATGAGAAGCCTTTTCTatgaaatgagaagaaaaggtTTCTCAATAACAGCAGATACATGGACAATAATGATAATGCAATATGGTCGAACAGGTCTGACAGAGATTGCTCTTCAGATTTTTGAAGAGATGAAGTCTAATAATTACAGCCCAACTGGCAGTACCTACAAGTATTTGATCATATCTCTTTGTGGGAGAAAAGGTAGAAAGGCAGATGAAGCAATTAGAATATTCCAGGAGATGATTCGTGCCAATCATGTACCTGACAAAGAATTGGTTGAATCTTATCTTGGTTGTTTATGTGAAGTTGGTGAGCTATCAGATGCTAGAAGATGCATAGATTTGCTCTCTAAAGCTGGTTTTACAATTCCTCTTGGTTATTCCTTGTACATTAGGGCTCTTTGTCGAGCTGGGAGATTGCAAGAAGCTGCAGCATTGATGGATGATGTCAGGGAGGACCGGTCGAAACTGGATCAGTACACTTATGGGAGCCTTGTTCATGGACTTCTGAGGAGTGGACAGTTAGAAGCAGCACTGGCCAAGGTGGATTCTATGAAGCAGGCAGGCATAAATCCAACCGTCCATGTATATACATCTTTAATAGTTCATTTCTTCAAAGAGAAGCAGATAGGAAAAGCTTTAGAAATTTTCAAGGAAATGCAACAGGAGGGTTGTGAACCGACAATTGTTACATATTCTGCGCTCATTCGAGGGTACATGAACATGGAAATGTTTGCTGAAGCTTGGGAAGTCTTCCACAAGATGAAACAAAAAGGGCCATTGCCTGATTTCAGAACTTATTCAATGTTCATTTCTTGTCTTTGTAAGGTGGGTAAATCTGAAGAAGCCATACCGCTTATACCTGAAATGTTGAACACTGGGATTGTTCCCAGTGTGGTCAATTTTCGAACCGTATTTTATGGGCTTAacagagaaggtaagcaagaTTTGGCTCGCAATGTAATGCAGCAAAAGTTGTCTTTAATAAGAAAACGTAAGTTTACATAA
- the LOC18771505 gene encoding iron-sulfur cluster co-chaperone protein HscB, mitochondrial, producing the protein MSNKHLLTSLSSVLRRTLTPTSHFSFNSTRWFQSGTFFSPNVKTHHRLFPCSGLDFLEIHKIPGKCFTSSQSAEKASAKCWNCSAAAEAVPFLFCSSCRCIQPVDQSVDYFQIFGLERKYDSVVDNLEGKYKDWQKKLHPDLVHTKSKEEREYAAEQSARVIDAYLTLSKPLARAIYILKLEGVDVDEEETLSESELLTEILEIREAVEEAADSQALVQIQSQMQEKLKHWSNSFANAFRSRNFDEALKAIRRMTYYERVKETIVKKL; encoded by the exons ATGTCGAACAAACACCTACTtacttctctctcctccgttCTCCGACGAACCCTAACTCCGACGTCTCATTTCTCATTCAATTCCACCAGGTGGTTTCAATCCGGCACTTTCTTCTCACCCAATGTAAAAACACACCACCGCCTTTTCCCGTGTAGCGGATTGGATTTTCTCGAGATTCACAAAATTCCCGGAAAATGTTTTACCTCCTCCCAATCAGCGGAGAAAGCCAGCGCCAAGTGCTGGAACTGTAGTGCCGCGGCTGAAGCGGTGCCGTTTCTGTTTTGTTCATCTTGTCGGTGCATTCAACCTGTGGATCAGTCGGTGGATTACTTTCAGATATTTGGACT GGAGAGAAAGTATGACAGTGTGGTGGACAATCTGGAGGGAAAGTATAAAGACTGGCAGAAAAAATTGCACCCTGATCTTGTTCATACAAAATCAAAG GAGGAAAGAGAGTATGCTGCTGAACAGTCTGCTAGGGTGATTGATGCATACCTCACACTTAGCAAGCCCTTGGCGAGGGCAATCTACATT ttGAAGCTTGAAGGTGTGGatgttgatgaagaagagaCACTTTCGGAATCAGAGTTGTTAACTGAG ATTCTGGAAATCAGGGAAGCTGTTGAAGAAGCTGCTGACTCTCAGGCTTTAGTTCAGATTCAGTCTCAG ATGCAAGAGAAACTGAAGCACTGGTCTAACTCTTTTGCAAATGCATTTCGAAGCCGGAACTTTGATGAAGCTCTAAAAGCTATCCGGAGAATGACTTACTATGAGCGTGTAAAAGAAACTATTGTAAAGAAGCTGTAG
- the LOC18771785 gene encoding uncharacterized protein LOC18771785: MEKTQKITQYRERLDKTLASPNLTNREALKLLVKNQLIRSSKNEIEGCNENVIEEKTAEVSNLLDMLRSACIVDDKGLTTCDTTLHPEWKLKHDNEQFRVMYREGIQGTPFHTLLVEGYVDGSVDDCLCASWESELYKKWWPQSTIPTFKILSAKCLQRVRIGEQISLVRMKVPWPLSPREAVVHYFMFEYFQDDLIVVLLKSVSDSESIDGVCGLMNEETAGAKDLVRIDVVGGFAIQKVTKERSYFRTIATMDIKMDFVPPSLINFFSRQLIGNGFRLYQKAVSSKLNCDGDYSNALEGPLYTQIRESLFPLNEPNRPLEGERLNSDTSNLSEEHLMKNQMSDLKLVDMDQKVEKDHSASEAAPDDAQVHPASELMSDDALVTGRSTFGEIEEVESEDGGQLENQTSNRVAEKSLVNGKRNVVISSEVEQALGTLEKVIYKVRKNGLNAQIRSSSGFTNEVPRKETDGGNPKPLEGGMCVSGEHFVEASKEVIERTLPKSVTNSSGPHNLSYARSNSLSKEVNQNRIVPTSLEQELSISCDNNQSALCSSKDGTAEVPVLDLNHIMNSTTNHMSSKANGMDESGPNRVKKMRQQQKHWYCCFSVN, translated from the exons ATGGAGAAAACACAAAAGATCACTCAGTACAGAGAGAGGCTGGACAAGACACTGGCATCTCCTAATCTAACAAATAGGGAGGCCTTAAAACTCCTTGTCAAGAATCAGCTGATTCGTTCttccaaaaatgaaattgaag GATGTAATGAGAATGTGATAGAAGAAAAGACTGCCGAAGTATCCAATTTACTTGACATGTTGAGGAGTGCTTGCATTGTTGATGACAAGGGATTGACTACTTGTGATACCACATTACATCCTGAATGGAAA TTAAAACATGATAATGAACAGTTCCGTGTTATGTATCGCGAGGGAATCCAAGGCACTCCCTTTCATACATTACTTGTTGAAGGCTACGTAGACGGATCTGTAGATGACT GTTTATGCGCCTCATGGGAGTCAGAACTTTACAAGAAATG GTGGCCTCAGTCTACCATTCCAACTTTCAAAATTCTCTCAGCCAAATGTTTGCAGAGGGTCCGGATTGGTGAACAGATATCTTTAGTGAG GATGAAGGTTCCATGGCCACTTTCACCTAGGGAGGCTGTTGTACACTATTTTATGTTTGAGTACTTCCAAGATGATCTGATTGTTGTTCTCTTAAAATCG GTCTCTGATTCGGAAAGCATTGATGGTGTCTGTGGTCTCATGAACGAGGAAACTGCTGGAGCAAAGGATTTGGTAAGGATAGATGTGGTGGGTGGCTTTGCTATACAGAAGGTTACCAAAGAAAGAAGTTACTTTCG GACAATAGCAACTATGGATATAAAAATGGACTTTGTCCCGCCATCccttataaattttttctcAAGGCAGCTCATTGGCAATGGTTTCCGACTCTATCAAAAG GCAGTGTCTTCTAAGCTTAACTGTGATGGAGATTACAGTAATGCCTTGGAAGGCCCGCTGTACACTCAGATACGTGAATCTCTTTTTCCACTTAATGAACCAAACAGACCTCTGGAAGGAGAAAGGCTAAACAGTGACACGTCCAATCTCTCTGAAGAACACCTAATGAAAAATCAGATGAGTGACTTGAAGTTGGTGGATATGGATCAGAAAGTTGAAAAGGATCACTCTGCAAGTGAAGCTGCCCCAGATGATGCACAAGTTCACCCTGCAAGTGAATTGATGTCAGATGATGCATTAGTTACTGGCAGAAGCACTTTTGGTGAGATTGAGGAGGTAGAGAGCGAAGACGGGGGGCAGCTTGAGAATCAAACATCCAACAGAGTTGCAGAAAAGAGTCTAGTCAATGGAAAGAGAAATGTTGTTATCAGTTCTGAGGTAGAACAAGCTTTAGGAACATTAGAAAAGGTAATTTATAAGGTTCGAAAAAATGGATTGAATGCTCAAATTCGGTCCTCTTCTGGCTTTACCAATGAAGTCCCCCGAAAGGAAACTGATGGAGGTAACCCAAAACCCTTAGAAGGTGGAATGTGTGTAAGTGGTGAACATTTTGTTGAAGCATCTAAAGAAGTCATTGAGAGGACTTTGCCTAAGTCTGTGACAAATAGCTCTGGCCCTCACAACTTAAG CTATGCAAGATCAAATTCTCTGTCAAAGGAAGTTAACCAGAACAGAATAGTACCTACTTCCTTAGAGCAGGAACTTTCAATTTCTTGTGATAATAACCAGTCTGCCTTGTGTTCCTCCAAAGACGGGACTGCGGAGGTACCAGTATTGGACTTGAATCATATTATGAACAGTACCACCAACCACATGAGCTCCAAGGCAAATGGCATGGATGAGAGTGGCCCTAATAGAGTAAAGAAGATGAGGCAGCAACAAAAGCATTGGTACTGTTGCTTCAGCGTGAATTAA
- the LOC18771606 gene encoding L10-interacting MYB domain-containing protein isoform X1, with product MNSGFSSTGDHLRANWTPPQDSFFIDLLLEQVRKGNKTGHGFRKQGWADMIVLFNTKFGFKYDTDILKNRYKRLRKQYSEMKSLVDQAIFRWDESQQMITADDSVWNDYIKAHPEMQPYRTKVVSYYNELCIICGHAVADGRYSLSCYDVDFENEAIGIDCQDPINDDPKIEWSQTMDQFFVELMLDEVCKGNKVGRSFKKKSWVSMITSFNEKFGFQHGRAVLKNRYSIFRRHYSSIKILLDQRGFKWDETEQKMVADDRVWNKYIKAHPSFHMYRNKAMPYYSDMCIICGNEARILKKATSSCNLALDKGTLAKKTDGEAMPIVDKHYAQGKPLGSGSVKNLSDQKKRHCPQIPETLQQSKKARRTDGVVAVNALEDMAVAVSSLKKKLKKEESVSIEKVIGVLKSIPDIDDDLLLDACDFLEDEGRARMFLALDAALRKKWLMRKLRPQ from the exons ATGAATTCTGGTTTTTCTAGCACCGGTGACCATTTAAGGGCTAACTGGACTCCACCTCAAGACAGTTTCTTCATTGACCTTTTGCTAGAACAAGTGAGGAAAGGGAACAAAACTGGTCATGGATTTAGGAAACAAGGATGGGCAGATATGATTGTACTCTTTAATACCAAATTTGGATTTAAGTATGATACAGATATTCTGAAAAATCGATACAAAAGATTGAGGAAGCAGTATAGTGAGATGAAGAGCCTTGTCGATCAGGCTATTTTTAGATGGGATGAATCACAACAGATGATAACAGCTGATGATAGTGTATGGAATGACTATATCAAG GCCCACCCTGAAATGCAACCATACAGAACAAAAGTCGTTTCATATTATAACGAGTTGTGCATAATATGTGGGCATGCAGTTGCTGATGGAAGATACAGTCTTTCATGTTATGATGTAGACTTTGAAAACGAAG CAATAGGAATTGATTGTCAAGATCCCATTAATGATGATCCTAAAATTGAGTGGTCACAGACTATGGACCAATTTTTTGTTGAACTTATGTTGGATGAGGTGTGTAAAGGGAATAAGGTCGGTCGCTCTTTCAAGAAGAAATCATGGGTGTCCATGATCACATCTTTTAATGAGAAATTCGGGTTTCAGCATGGTAGGGCTGTCTTGAAAAACCGGTACAGTATATTTAGGAGGCATTACAGTAGCATTAAGATTCTGCTTGATCAAAGGGGGTTTAAGTGGGATGAAACAGAACAAAAGATGGTGGCTGATGATCGGGTCTGGAATAAATATATCAAG GCACATCCCAGTTTTCATATGTATAGAAATAAAGCTATGCCATATTATTCTGATATGTGCATCATATGTGGAAATGAAGctagaattttgaaaaaagctaCTTCAAGTTGCAATCTAGCTCTTGATAAGGGAACCCTTGCTAAGAAAACTGATGGAGAAGCTATGCCTATTGTTGACAAACATTATGCTCAAGGAAAACCATTAGGTTCAGGTAGTGTCAAGAATTTATCAgatcaaaagaaaaggcatTGTCCTCAAATACCAGAAACCTTACAACAGTCTAAAAAAGCACGAAGAACGGATGGAGTTGTGGCCGTTAATGCTTTAGAAGATATGGCAGTCGCAGTGTcttcattgaagaagaaactaAAGAAAGAGGAATCTGTATCCATAGAAAAGGTTATTGGTGTCTTGAAATCTATACCAGACATCGACGATGATCTATTACTAGATGCCTGTGACTTTTTAGAGGATGAAGGGAGAGCCAGAATGTTTTTAGCACTGGATGCGGCTCTCCGAAAGAAGTGGTTGATGAGAAAGCTTCGTCCACAGTAA
- the LOC18771606 gene encoding L10-interacting MYB domain-containing protein isoform X2 translates to MNSGFSSTGDHLRANWTPPQDSFFIDLLLEQVRKGNKTGHGFRKQGWADMIVLFNTKFGFKYDTDILKNRYKRLRKQYSEMKSLVDQAIFRWDESQQMITADDSVWNDYIKAHPEMQPYRTKVVSYYNELCIICGHAVADGRYSLSCYDVDFENEGIDCQDPINDDPKIEWSQTMDQFFVELMLDEVCKGNKVGRSFKKKSWVSMITSFNEKFGFQHGRAVLKNRYSIFRRHYSSIKILLDQRGFKWDETEQKMVADDRVWNKYIKAHPSFHMYRNKAMPYYSDMCIICGNEARILKKATSSCNLALDKGTLAKKTDGEAMPIVDKHYAQGKPLGSGSVKNLSDQKKRHCPQIPETLQQSKKARRTDGVVAVNALEDMAVAVSSLKKKLKKEESVSIEKVIGVLKSIPDIDDDLLLDACDFLEDEGRARMFLALDAALRKKWLMRKLRPQ, encoded by the exons ATGAATTCTGGTTTTTCTAGCACCGGTGACCATTTAAGGGCTAACTGGACTCCACCTCAAGACAGTTTCTTCATTGACCTTTTGCTAGAACAAGTGAGGAAAGGGAACAAAACTGGTCATGGATTTAGGAAACAAGGATGGGCAGATATGATTGTACTCTTTAATACCAAATTTGGATTTAAGTATGATACAGATATTCTGAAAAATCGATACAAAAGATTGAGGAAGCAGTATAGTGAGATGAAGAGCCTTGTCGATCAGGCTATTTTTAGATGGGATGAATCACAACAGATGATAACAGCTGATGATAGTGTATGGAATGACTATATCAAG GCCCACCCTGAAATGCAACCATACAGAACAAAAGTCGTTTCATATTATAACGAGTTGTGCATAATATGTGGGCATGCAGTTGCTGATGGAAGATACAGTCTTTCATGTTATGATGTAGACTTTGAAAACGAAG GAATTGATTGTCAAGATCCCATTAATGATGATCCTAAAATTGAGTGGTCACAGACTATGGACCAATTTTTTGTTGAACTTATGTTGGATGAGGTGTGTAAAGGGAATAAGGTCGGTCGCTCTTTCAAGAAGAAATCATGGGTGTCCATGATCACATCTTTTAATGAGAAATTCGGGTTTCAGCATGGTAGGGCTGTCTTGAAAAACCGGTACAGTATATTTAGGAGGCATTACAGTAGCATTAAGATTCTGCTTGATCAAAGGGGGTTTAAGTGGGATGAAACAGAACAAAAGATGGTGGCTGATGATCGGGTCTGGAATAAATATATCAAG GCACATCCCAGTTTTCATATGTATAGAAATAAAGCTATGCCATATTATTCTGATATGTGCATCATATGTGGAAATGAAGctagaattttgaaaaaagctaCTTCAAGTTGCAATCTAGCTCTTGATAAGGGAACCCTTGCTAAGAAAACTGATGGAGAAGCTATGCCTATTGTTGACAAACATTATGCTCAAGGAAAACCATTAGGTTCAGGTAGTGTCAAGAATTTATCAgatcaaaagaaaaggcatTGTCCTCAAATACCAGAAACCTTACAACAGTCTAAAAAAGCACGAAGAACGGATGGAGTTGTGGCCGTTAATGCTTTAGAAGATATGGCAGTCGCAGTGTcttcattgaagaagaaactaAAGAAAGAGGAATCTGTATCCATAGAAAAGGTTATTGGTGTCTTGAAATCTATACCAGACATCGACGATGATCTATTACTAGATGCCTGTGACTTTTTAGAGGATGAAGGGAGAGCCAGAATGTTTTTAGCACTGGATGCGGCTCTCCGAAAGAAGTGGTTGATGAGAAAGCTTCGTCCACAGTAA
- the LOC18771813 gene encoding agamous-like MADS-box protein AGL62 translates to MSDDSSSTVTKQKSTMGRKKIDIKKIQKTSSLQVTFSKRRNGLFRKASQLGALCGAEVAILVFSPHGRPFVFGHPSVDSVISRLASTSTNAECMHTSGDDEDTHSSIVQSNPSHSGTTHQTSPDKESLSLRLRIGGGGSMGLVKEETQEVAEAWSGGCGFWWDKPTEKMKLRELKQFKTSLEDLRAKVGMQLDDMSRRKLAARDFLGVNRNGSCG, encoded by the coding sequence ATGTCAGACGATTCTAGTAGCACtgttacaaaacaaaaaagcaccATGGGCCGCAAAAAGATTGATATCAAgaaaatacagaaaacaaGCTCCCTCCAGGTCACGTTTTCCAAGCGAAGAAACGGCCTTTTCAGGAAGGCCAGCCAACTCGGTGCCCTCTGCGGCGCTGAGGTGGCCATCCTAGTCTTTTCTCCCCACGGCAGGCCGTTTGTCTTCGGCCACCCCTCCGTGGACTCCGTCATCTCCCGCCTTGCAAGCACAAGCACCAACGCTGAGTGCATGCATACTAGTGGTGATGACGAGGACACGCATAGCAGTATAGTCCAGTCCAATCCTTCCCACTCTGGTACAACGCACCAAACAAGTCCAGATAAAGAAAGCCTCTCCTTGCGATTGCGAATTGGTGGCGGCGGAAGCATGGGACTAGTGAAGGAGGAGACACAGGAGGTGGCGGAGGCGTGGAGCGGAGGCTGTGGGTTTTGGTGGGACAAGCCGACTGAGAAGATGAAATTGCGTGAACTCAAGCAGTTCAAGACATCCCTAGAAGATCTGAGGGCTAAGGTGGGCATGCAGTTGGATGACATGTCGAGGCGTAAATTGGCTGCGAGGGATTTTCTGGGTGTAAATCGTAATGGCAGCTGTGGTTAA